From Phaeodactylum tricornutum CCAP 1055/1 PHATR_bd_26x34 genomic scaffold, whole genome shotgun sequence:
CAATGACCAACAATGCCCTCTCAACCCTCTctgttacaatatacaccaatgtacaccgtatggacagaagcgctgttaggaacagagcctggtaaacaagagagggcgttattacaaacgactggcaatacacctaagggacttagggactgtaaaactctacttgttggcaacgctccccttgggttaggcagcggatacgaggacctatgcgtaaactagcaatgcggatcaaagaacttataaaacaacgatagaagattagattctacaaactagtgccttttgtcagatcatatccaaacttgactgcagtcctggcaacttcaccaactaaacctgaatcttccatgctcaccatagtatccatataatacaaaatccgttcttgcatacttatcaaggaattgtaagtatctcttgtaacacacatggtatgaaaattgggtcttgtcaatttgcatccgtttcccttgtgtttccatccaaatgactctttccgttgaatccaatttattccttggagttttggtgcaactgaagtctccatactaaccaagagccttctcaaagtaagtagggaatactgcaaatctgtgcccatgtatcttctcactatgccataattacataggaatgcatataataaggccaattccactgacatgtacacaacttgcagtaaacatgtatacacttgatttctgcttgtgacacacttgttttgagataaatgtctcaaagacacacgGGACGGGTATATACCGTGAGACTCTCGACAAACACAGAGACAATCAGCATATTCTTTCTGCCGTTTTGGTGGGCTGCCTCTACCTGATGCAACAAATCAACTGGAAAATGGCCAATGCTGCGCGCTTTGACTGCCATTTCGGTGTTCTCGCCTGAAAGCgccaaagaaagaagaaaatcaGTGAATATATGAGCTCCCAAGGTGGAAAGAGAACAAGGAATCGTTGCGGAACTTAACCGATGTTGCCATCTTACATGAAAATTATTCATCTTTCGGCTGTTCTACGTCTCCTGCCGCATCGATATGATCATCCTCCAGTGATGCGAGCACTAGCAGTAAGCCAGTTCTAGATACCGAGAAAAAAATATGATGTTGATTTATGTATCTCGGACATTTGCTTTAGCTGATGACACCCTCTCAGAAGAGTTCTGAAATCGCTGTGTGGGTGTGAGCGATATTGGCCAAACATGTTGAACAAAGCGCTAGAGTATAGTGAGCAAATTTTTCTCTTCGTTGCCAAGACTGTCGGGTCATTGCTCTTCTTTGCAATCTTTTtgaggaaaaaatgaccACACTATTGACCTCATGTGTTGTCACATCACGTTTTGGTATATTTAGAAAGGCGAAATGATCGGTAAACATCGACGGCCTGACCTCGATGTGTCATTCTACGACCCAATAAACCGCCATAAAATAAATTGAAATCTATGTATGGTCACAAAAGCCACACTGATCTGAAGACTTGCAAGAATTTTGTATGATGGAAAAGAGTAGTACCCGCAGCGATGGTCGTGACGATGATTTGATTTCGGTTCAGCCGTCTTCGAGCGGAACCAACACCGAATTCGACCAAAACACCTTACAAGATGAACGCGATGAAACCAAGGAAGTTCACAGATTGGCTGCTTCGGAAACTGCACATATTCGTTTTTGGCGATTGGTGGTCGTGGCTTTACTGCTCGTATCAGGTGCCGTGCTTTCTACGTTTACTCACATATTCCTCAAGggcgaagaaaaagatgACTACGTCGACGCGGTAAGACCCGACTGCAGAGCACACATCTTGAACTGCATTGCACATACCACAACTCAACGTCTTTCCGCGGATGCATCTTTGATAGTATTACCTATTTGCGAATACTGTTCATGATGTTACAAGGTTTCGTGTGGAGAACATGTTCGAGGCCTTCCAGGGATTGGCAGAAACGTTGACAGCGCACGCGATTGTCAAGAACCTGACCTTTCCGTTCGTCTCGTTGCCTATGTTCGAAGTTGCGGGCCGACATACTTTAGCCCAATCGCGCAACGAACTTTTATTTTTTACGCCATTTGTCACAGGGGACCAGAAAGAGGAATGGGAGGGCTATGCGTGGGAGAATCAGTGGTGGCTCGGCGAAGGCCGCAGTATTAGATTAGAAAACGACCAAACTTTGCAAACAACGTCTTTCCTTGAAGGAAACATTACACCTCAGATTTTTGAGTTTGCGACTGTTTCTCCTCCGGGACGTGATATCTATTCCCCCGTTTGGCAGATGTCGCCTGTTCCATTTTCCCCCTCTATTCAAAATTTTGACTTCAGGTCATCAGAGACTAACGCATTTGTCATGGACGCCATGCAGATTGTGAAAGGTACGATATTTTGTAGAACCTTGTCAGGATAGTACCAGTCGTCTAACATGGCTACGCCTTGGCGAGATAGACTCGGTCATGTCCAGGGCTGCCAACACAGCAAGAACCTCCGGATTGGTTTGGAGTGAGAGAGATCATAACGTCTTCCATGATCAATTTGTTACTGGCACCGGGGATGAGAGTCCTCACGAGCGCCCTCATGCCGTCCTGCATACGCCCGTCTACGAGCAACTGGGAAATCGTGATTCTAAAATAGTGGGGTCACTTGTCAGCACCATCGCTTTTGATGCTTCCTTTGCTGATCTGCTTCCCGACAAAGTGAGGGGTATATACTCCGTCCTAAAGAACAGTTGTGGTCAACAGTAAGTTCCGACGAATGACAGCATACTTCATCCTTCATTTATGCGACGTCAGCAATGGAAACTAACAAAAGACATATTGCAGATTTTCCTACGAATTGACCGGAAACCGCGCGGTGTATCTTGGCGACGGTGATCGACACGAAACCGCCTTCAACCAATACGAAGTCGTCGTTCCCTTCAACGCCTATCGAGACCCCGAGCTCGCTGCCAACACGGACGGGCATTGCCGGTACTCTCTACACATCTACCCCAGTCAGCAGTTTGCTCAGGGATACAAGTCCAGCCTTCCCATCGTCTTCACTTCCCTCGTGGCAGCCACCTTCTTCCTCATGGCTCTGACCTTCTTGGTCTACGatcgcttcgtccaccgccgTAACATCAAAGTGGTTAATGCCGCTGCTCGATCTAACGCTATCGTGTCATCGCTGTTCCCTTCTAATGTCCGTGATCGCTTGTTTGAAGATGCCAAGGCAAGAAGCGACGTCAACCAGGCCGCCCACTCTCGTCTCAAGACGTTCCTGCACAATGGTGACTCCTCTGATACCGCCATCACTGACGAGAATGCGCATCACAGTGACTTCTTCAAGACCAAGCCCATTGCTGAGCTGTTTCCCCATACCACCATCATGTTTGCAGATATCAGCGGCTTCACGGCATGGAGCTCGTCTCGAGAGCCGGCACAAGTCTTCCAGCTGCTGGAGACCCTGTACCACTCGTTCGACGAGACGGCCAAGAAGCGTCGTGTCTTCAAAGTCGAGACGGTCGGCGACTGCtacgttgccgttgctggacTGCCCGATCCGCGAAAGGATCATGCCGTAGTCATGGCTCGATTTGCCAAGGACTGCATGCACCAGATGCACTCGCTGACAAGAAAGCTGGAAGTATCTCTAGGCCCGGACACGGCCGACTTGTCCCTACGAATTGGGTTACACAGCGGACCCGTGACTGCCGGTGTCCTGCGCGGGGAGCGGTCTCGTTTTCAGCTCTTTGGAGACACCATGAACACGGCAGCAAGGATGGAAAGCAACGGAATTCGCGGTCGCATTCAGATCTCGCAGGAGACGTCCGATCTGCTTGCAGATGCTGGCAAGACCCAGTGGTTCGTTGCACGCGAGGATACGATTGTGGCCAAGGGAAAGGGCGAGCTCAACACGTTCTGGCTTTCTGTGGGAGATGTGGGTAAGGGGAGGTCGACAACCGACACAACGCACAGTAGCGACGATGTTTTTGCGCCCAACAACTACAACAGCTCTGTAGCGTTGGATGGTCTGATGACGACCAGTGCCGAGTCAGATCAGCAGGTCTACAACCTCGTTTCGAATAAGACCTCGCGTCTCATCGACTGGAACGTCGATGTACTATCGCGATTGATCAAACAAATCGTGGCGCGTCGCAAGGCCTCCAAGGTACCAAAGAAGGACTTGTCCAAGCAATACTTCTGTCCCGGCGACAACCGAGGAGCCGGGACCACGGTCCTGGACGAGGTGACGGAGATTCTGGCTCTGCCGGAGTTCGACGCGGACGCTGCTCGTCGCCAGCAGGATCCTGAGAACATCGAGCTAGATGACAGCATCACGTCACAGCTGCAGCAGTACGTGTCCAATGTGTCTGCCATGTACCGGAACAACCCCTTCCACAACTTTGAGCACGCCTCGCACGTGACCATGTCAGTGGTAAAGCTGTTGTCCCGTATTGTGGCTCCCGTGGATGTGGTGGTGTCGGACGGGAAGAACCAGAAGCGGTCCTTCGCCTCCAAGCTACACGATCACACGTACGGCATCACGTCGGATCCTCTGACTCAGTTTGCTTGCGTCTTTTCGGCACTCATTCATGACGTCGACCACAGTGGAGTTCCCAACGCGCAGCTAGTGAAGGAGAACAGTAAGATTGCTACATTCTACCAGGGGAAAAGTGTTGCCGAGCAGAACTCCGTGGATCTAGCTTGGGACCTGTTGCTAGACGACAGCTTCAAAGACTTGCGAGCCGCCATCTTTGCCACGGACGTGGAGAAGGCCCGGTTCCGACAGCTGGTAGTCAACTCCGTCATGGCAACGGATATCATGGACCCGGATCTCAAGGCTATTCGTAACGCACGCTGGGAGAAGGCCTTTTCAGCCTCCCCAAATATGCAGGAAGACCTGAAAGACTTGACAAACCGCAAGGCGACGATTGTAATCGAGCACCTGATCCAGGCCTCCGATGTGGCACACACCATGCAGCACTGGCACATATACCGGAAGTGGAATGAGCGACTGTTCCTGGAGCTGTACCAGGCCTACATAGCCGGTCGAGCAGAAAAGAGCCCGGAAACATTTTGGTACAAGGGCGAGCTGGGCTTTTTCGACTTTTACATCATTCCACTGGCTATGAAGCTGAAGGAATGCGGTGTATTTGGAGTGTCGAGCGACGAGTATCTGAACTACGCGATGCGCAATCGCAAGGAATGGGAAGACCGTGGTCAGGAAGTGGTGCgcgaaatgatggaaaagatCAAAGGTGGGGCAAAGGGTTGAAAGAAATAGTCGTTGTTGGGGCACCCTAAACGCCCAGACACTAGAGATAGAACTGCTTTCCAAAGTGCACCTCTGAATATTGTTCGATCACATATGTAAGAAAGACGATAAATGGATATAAACTATTGACCATTGATGCCTGTACTTTTCCATCAAGCTTTCTCGACCCTAGCTAGTCTGTCCTCCGCCACGGGCAAACCTCTCGCGTCGTTCGTCTACCTGCAGGGAAACCCCTCTCTCGACACGGATTGCAGTGCCCTCTAATTGGAAGTCTCAAAAGCGCAAGCTTGATCTTTAGACGATCGAGCCCAGCTTCGGTAAACGAGGAGCCTACAGCGTGTACCTGGACTAGCCAGAATTTTGTACATTCCTGCAAAAGCTAAGAAGGGGACGATCCAATTACCCTCGGAGTACCGTTTTTGCGTTGACTCCCTTCCTTTCGTTCGGTCAACATAATTATGGGTAGAGTCCTAGTCGCATCCgcccttttctttggcttgaCGTCATCCTTTGCACAAGCTTGGATTGCCAGATCGCCTTGGGGAGCTGTACTCTCCACAAGAAGAACGCCTCGCTGTTCTTGTCGTCTGGGCTCTTCTTCGAAAGAGCTACTTGACACAGACGCAGAATGTAGCAGCGTCCAATCGCCAGTGGCTTTGAATCCGCTGCTGGATCAGATCCAGCCTAGCAAAACCGTAGAGATCTTTTCACTAGTCAAACAAATGCAAGCCGAAGGTATCCAAGTCACGAGCTTGTGTGTCGGTGAGCCTGATTTTCTTCCGTCGCAAGTTGTGCTGGACGCCATTGTCCAAGCCGTACAAGACGGCGAAACGAAATACACTGCCGTCACAGGAACCTTAGAGCTCCGTCAAGCCATTGCCGTGGATCTCCAGCGACGCAAAAATGTTTCGTACGACCCACAGTCGGAAATTGTGGTCGGGAATGGTGCCAAACAGTGCGTGTATCAGGGTATTCTCGCTACGGCCGGTGTGGGGGACACCGTCCTGGTACCCGCCCCCTACTGGCCGTCGTATCCCGAGATGGTCCGCTTGGCAGGCGCCACACCGGTGATTGTGGAAAGTCGTGCCGAAACGGGCTTTTTGCTCACACCCGACGAGCTCCGCACTGCGTTGCAAGCGCACGCGGAGACGGTCAAACTGCTCATTTTGTgcaatccgtccaatccGACGGGTGGAGTCTACAATGAATCGCAGTTGCGCGAGCTCGTCGCCGTACTCCGGGACTACCCCCAGGTTGTGGTCTTAGCGGACGAGATCTACGAGCGCTTGACGTACAGTAGCGGTACGGACGGCGGTTGTCCCTCGTTTGCGGCCCAGCCGGGTATGTGGGAGCGGACCTTGACGGTAAACGGTTTTAGCAAAGCCTACGCCATGACGGGCTTACGTTTGGGGTACATTGCGGCACCGCAAGCGCTCGCCAGGGCTATTACGACGATTCAATCGCAGTTGACGAGTTGCGCCGGATCCTTGTCCCAAGCTGCCGGTGTGGCGGCGTTGACTCTGGTGTCCGATGACGAATTGTCCAGGAACGTGGTGGAAATGCGAGCCAAACGCGATTTTGTTCTCGCACAACTCGCGACCATGCCGGACGTCCAGGTGCAGGTGCCTCCACAGGGCGCCTTTTACGTGTTGCCGGACATGTCCGCGTACGGCGACGATGTGCAGTTGTGCCTGGACTTGTTGAGCGAGCAACGGCTGGCGTTGGTTCCGGGATCATCCTTTGGTGCCCCGGGGACGGTGCGGATCAGTTACGCCACAAGTTTGGAAGAATTGCAAACCGCCATGGACAAACTACGAGCCTTTTTGGAATCCAAATGATTGTAGCGTAGAAATCGTAAATCGAACGTAACAAATAAACGACGACTAAAAAAGCCTGGCAACGAGGGGAGGAGCGTCACGCCCACGCTAGTCATGCTAAAGGTGCGTTGGTATGTTTAGGCGCTATCCATGGATTTGAGTTGTGCGACGGTACGATGCAAGCGATGCTGCATTCCGTTACAGAGATCGAGATTGGTCTTGCCGACCTTTTGAAAGGGCATGGCGAGTACGGTTTTGACGTCTTGGAGGGCGAATCGGTATCGTTCGACGCCTTCAAAGGCCTGTGCGCGTCGGATGAGTGCCTTGACGTTGTCCGGTTCGACTTCGAGGACGGCAGTGCAGTCGCTGATGGTTCCGTCAAAGTTGGAGATTTGCTTGTAACAAGCGGCGCGGTTTGCGTATGCCTTGAGCGCGAGTTCAGATTGTCCCTGTCCGGACTTTTTGAGGGCGTCGAGTGCTTTGGTGTAGAATTCGACGGCGGTTTCGAACTGTGCCTGTTTGTAGGCGTCGTCACCTTTCTCCTTGGCGATTTCCGGTCCCGTGAGATTGGCCTTACGCTtggcttccatggcgtcaTACTTGGGCTTGACGCGTTTGGTGAGAGCTTGGATATCGGGGTTGCCGGCGTCGAGTCGGGAGGCGAGATCGAGCGTCTTGTAGGCGCCCACGACGTCACCGTTCTGCAACTGTTCGTTGGCCTTGGTGCAGTAGGCGGCGACTTGTTCGGCCCGCTGGAGCTCGATGAGATCCTTCTTCATCTGCTTGAGATCCGCGTTGGAGGACTGCACGGCCAAACCCGACTCGAGCGTCTTGACGCAGCCCTCCAAATCGTTGAGCGCCTTTTGCGCCGTCGCGAGACGGAAGTAACCCTTGACAAAGGTCCGATCCGCCTTGATGCAGGAACGTCCGGCTTCCGCCATTTCCTCGTACTTGCCCAGCTTTTCGTAACACGCCGCCATGTTGGACCAGTACGCCGGGACGGAAGGGTCCAACTTGGTCGCCGCCAAGTACTTGTCAATGGCTTCCTGGTACGAACCCGCCTTGAAGAAGGCGTTGCCTTCGCCTTTCAATGCTTCAGCTCCCGCGTGCGGCATTGTGTGTATGGCTTTGTATGTGTTTAAGGGTTCGTGTACGTGTATATGGGTACGCGGTTGGTGTGTAAGAGTCGGAATGCCTTGGGAGTGTGATTTGCGTGCGAGTCGCTCGGTGTGGCTCTTTCTCCTTCCTCGTGGTATTCTTACCAATATATTTACTACTACTACGAACAGCTACAGCTACTACTAGAGTAGCTTTTTTTTTTCGCCGTCGGAATGACCGACTCGCCAGCATCGGTAATGGGCGCCCGTCCCGTTTGGTACTGCACCGTGCCGAGGATTCGGGACCCGTACGACCGACGAGAGCCACGCATTTTCGACAATATACCGAAACCACCGCTTCGAATACTCTGTGTCGTTGCAAATGTCGTCGTCCAATCCAAAACGTCCACGACACACACCGTCCTCGCTGACAGAGGAATCCAAGTCACCGACCACCCTACCCTGATCTCTCTCTTCGCAAGATGGAGGGAGGGACCACGGATCTACCCAGCACCATAACCACACCTACACGGATCACACCAGTTCCTTCTACTACAGCTATTTCCCCCCCTCGACAACATCCGTGTCGTTTTTATCCAAACACCAACCTTCCAAAATGGGGAGCAGAAAAAGTTCTATAGAGCATAATTCAAGTTATAATCGACTCCGAGACGCCTGACGTGCCACGCTCCGCGGCGCGTCCATACTCGTTGCTATGGCCCATTCTTGGGAGTGGTGTCGCCACCATTCCATTTTACAAATCCGTTAGTTAGTTAGGAGGATCCACCACCAAAGGGCCACCATCCGGAACCACCGTCGGAATGCTCGGGGGCGCTCGGTTCGGTCGAAAATGTCGTGGTCCCGTCCGTTTCCAGGAACGGttcggacgacgatggtgGCGGGGGCGGTGCACTCGATGCCTGTGGCGACCGCGCGTtcccaccgccgccaccaccacccatCAAACCCGACGGAAACAAGCCACCAGCCGTGGGCGGTGCCGTCGAGTCATTCTGCATGGCGGCGTAGTCGTCCGCCGTTGGTACGGGTGGAGCCATCATGCGATTTAACCTGTTACACGCCAAAGCAACACACACATAAACACAAGAGTGAATGAGTTTTACCGTAGTACAACGTCGGTATTGCAAAAAAGTTCGCATAGTATCAACATCCACAACCACAGCAACATATACACATTTCCAGCAACAGTAACATCCACAGCAGCATATACACatccaacaacagcaacctcCAATAACAACAACCCAACGTACATGATTCCCATGCCTTCAATGAGTGCGAGCAGGACGCCGCCGACCACGGCGGCACTGGCCATGGCCCGGGGTCCCGCCCGCGCCGCGAGCACACCGCCCGTCGCTGCACCCGACACGATACTGTTCCAGGGATCTTCCTTTTGACGAATTGCCGTGAGACTGCAGTCGCAGCACGCAAAGATACCGCCCCATACGGCGAATTGTCCACCCAGTACGGGGGCGCGGGCCTGTACGGCGCTTACGGAACCCGCCAAGCGGGCTCCAGACGGGGCGAGTCGGGCTCCGCGAATCGTATGCCACAAACCTCCGCCAATCGCACCCATGCAAAAGGCACCGCCAACATCATCCACTATACGCCAGGGACACGGCTCCCGATCCGCCATGCCACTTTGACGAGGCATTGCTGGATTGCTTGCTGCCGTGTTGGGAGAGAAGGCTTCCTTTTGTTCTTCACACAATCAAGCGCGTTTCGAAATCTTGCCCGTATAGACGTTGCTTTGTTTCCTCTTGCAGACTATAAAGGGTGCACTGAATTGCACTGTACCAAGCAATCCAAGGAGCTTTAATGTAAGATCACCACGTTTCTTCCACAGACAGAGCAGGCAGGCGGCTCGGGTCTTGTATATACATATATGCatctactagtagtagagaGGAGCTTTCTCTCTGCTCGTGTGCTTTTGGTCGTTGTCGGCTGGTATGTCTCCGCCCGTCCGTCGCGACGCTTGGTGTTCGAAAGAAGCACAGTAAACACCCAGTAGAAACATATCTGACCCAATCGCGTGGCGGGGAAAACGTTGGTCGGCCACAAAGAGATTCGGAACCGGTGACAGAGGGATTCTATAGTACCCGGAAACTCTTCGTCTCGCACTGGTACTCTGTTTACGATTGATCCGCGCTCGCGGTTGCCAAATCTTTGAAATTACTATTAGTTGTAATCATTGTACGCACAGTCACATATCCTACCTACTATACACATGGAATGCTAGCTAGGTTACTCTCCAGAAAGCTGCGTAAGACATCACGACTCATGCTGGTCTCTAGCGCACCACATGATTGGTTGCTCGATCCACTTGAGAACAAGGTCACTGGTGGCACCACCAAACATCAAATGTAGCACAGTTTCAGCGTGTTCCACCATAGGCAAGATCGATAGCCTCCGCTCCAAGCGGCTTTGGTTTGTAGCTTGTTGGAGTGCTTCGTAAAGCCTCAAGGAAGATGTATACGGTACGGTGGTATCTTTCGCTCCGTGTAAGATCAACAGTGGCGGTAACGTCGTATATAGAAATTCTTCCCCTGCGGTAGTATGTGACCGTTGCTGTAAGATCTGATACGTCGGCGACAAACGCCGCCACCGGGTCAAGCTACCACCACCGGCTGGTGCCAAGGGAGAAATACGCTCCACCCCTCGTCCCGCTTCGAAGCGGTAGTGCGAGGCCAAGTCGTACACTCCCGATATCCCAATCCAGCGATCGATGTCGACGTCCATTGGATTGGTACTATTCAGCAATCCGAGTAGCGAAATATGGGCTCCCGAAGAATGTCCAATCAGAGTTATGTCGTCGTATTGGGTATACC
This genomic window contains:
- a CDS encoding predicted protein; the encoded protein is MMEKSSTRSDGRDDDLISVQPSSSGTNTEFDQNTLQDERDETKEVHRLAASETAHIRFWRLVVVALLLVSGAVLSTFTHIFLKGEEKDDYVDAYYLFANTVHDVTRFRVENMFEAFQGLAETLTAHAIVKNLTFPFVSLPMFEVAGRHTLAQSRNELLFFTPFVTGDQKEEWEGYAWENQWWLGEGRSIRLENDQTLQTTSFLEGNITPQIFEFATVSPPGQPCQDSTSRLTWLRLGEIDSVMSRAANTARTSGLVWSERDHNVFHDQFVTGTGDESPHERPHAVLHTPVYEQLGNRDSKIVGSLVSTIAFDASFADLLPDKVRGIYSVLKNSCGQQFSYELTGNRAVYLGDGDRHETAFNQYEVVVPFNAYRDPELAANTDGHCRYSLHIYPSQQFAQGYKSSLPIVFTSLVAATFFLMALTFLVYDRFVHRRNIKVVNAAARSNAIVSSLFPSNVRDRLFEDAKARSDVNQAAHSRLKTFLHNGDSSDTAITDENAHHSDFFKTKPIAELFPHTTIMFADISGFTAWSSSREPAQVFQLLETLYHSFDETAKKRRVFKVETVGDCYVAVAGLPDPRKDHAVVMARFAKDCMHQMHSLTRKLEVSLGPDTADLSLRIGLHSGPVTAGVLRGERSRFQLFGDTMNTAARMESNGIRGRIQISQETSDLLADAGKTQWFVAREDTIVAKGKGELNTFWLSVGDVGKGRSTTDTTHSSDDVFAPNNYNSSVALDGLMTTSAESDQQVYNLVSNKTSRLIDWNVDVLSRLIKQIVARRKASKVPKKDLSKQYFCPGDNRGAGTTVLDEVTEILALPEFDADAARRQQDPENIELDDSITSQLQQYVSNVSAMYRNNPFHNFEHASHVTMSVVKLLSRIVAPVDVVVSDGKNQKRSFASKLHDHTYGITSDPLTQFACVFSALIHDVDHSGVPNAQLVKENSKIATFYQGKSVAEQNSVDLAWDLLLDDSFKDLRAAIFATDVEKARFRQLVVNSVMATDIMDPDLKAIRNARWEKAFSASPNMQEDLKDLTNRKATIVIEHLIQASDVAHTMQHWHIYRKWNERLFLELYQAYIAGRAEKSPETFWYKGELGFFDFYIIPLAMKLKECGVFGVSSDEYLNYAMRNRKEWEDRGQEVVREMMEKIKGGAKG
- a CDS encoding predicted protein, encoding MGRVLVASALFFGLTSSFAQAWIARSPWGAVLSTRRTPRCSCRLGSSSKELLDTDAECSSVQSPVALNPLLDQIQPSKTVEIFSLVKQMQAEGIQVTSLCVGEPDFLPSQVVLDAIVQAVQDGETKYTAVTGTLELRQAIAVDLQRRKNVSYDPQSEIVVGNGAKQCVYQGILATAGVGDTVLVPAPYWPSYPEMVRLAGATPVIVESRAETGFLLTPDELRTALQAHAETVKLLILCNPSNPTGGVYNESQLRELVAVLRDYPQVVVLADEIYERLTYSSGTDGGCPSFAAQPGMWERTLTVNGFSKAYAMTGLRLGYIAAPQALARAITTIQSQLTSCAGSLSQAAGVAALTLVSDDELSRNVVEMRAKRDFVLAQLATMPDVQVQVPPQGAFYVLPDMSAYGDDVQLCLDLLSEQRLALVPGSSFGAPGTVRISYATSLEELQTAMDKLRAFLE
- a CDS encoding predicted protein; its protein translation is MSNSPSQITIETRLESFSYGSDKKQVIDIIQPASTAPTSNLKVNSSLIVFVHGGAWGSGFPALYRLIARPFVQTDRAVAVVGYRTYPTTDVDGQVLDVRNALRALQQRYTQYDDITLIGHSSGAHISLLGLLNSTNPMDVDIDRWIGISGVYDLASHYRFEAGRGVERISPLAPAGGGSLTRWRRLSPTYQILQQRSHTTAGEEFLYTTLPPLLILHGAKDTTVPYTSSLRLYEALQQATNQSRLERRLSILPMVEHAETVLHLMFGGATSDLVLKWIEQPIMWCARDQHES
- a CDS encoding predicted protein produces the protein REPCPWRIVDDVGGAFCMGAIGGGLWHTIRGARLAPSGARLAGSVSAVQARAPVLGGQFAVWGGIFACCDCSLTAIRQKEDPWNSIVSGAATGGVLAARAGPRAMASAAVVGGVLLALIEGMGIM
- a CDS encoding predicted protein, whose product is MPHAGAEALKGEGNAFFKAGSYQEAIDKYLAATKLDPSVPAYWSNMAACYEKLGKYEEMAEAGRSCIKADRTFVKGYFRLATAQKALNDLEGCVKTLESGLAVQSSNADLKQMKKDLIELQRAEQVAAYCTKANEQLQNGDVVGAYKTLDLASRLDAGNPDIQALTKRVKPKYDAMEAKRKANLTGPEIAKEKGDDAYKQAQFETAVEFYTKALDALKKSGQGQSELALKAYANRAACYKQISNFDGTISDCTAVLEVEPDNVKALIRRAQAFEGVERYRFALQDVKTVLAMPFQKVGKTNLDLS